Part of the Fibrobacter sp. genome, TCGAGTTTGAAAACATAAGCAAGCAGTACCGCCTGGGCTTGGTAAGCACGGGCACGCTCAGCCACGACCTCAATCGATTCTGGCAGACCAAGATCTTGCGCCGCGAGGACCCCTACCTCAAAGTAGGCGAAACCAACGACCGCGCAAGCAAAGGTTCCAGCGACTACGTGTGGGCCCTGAAGGACATCAACTTCAAGGTGGAACAGGGCGACGTCGTGGGCATCATCGGCCGCAACGGCGCAGGCAAAAGCACGCTCCTCAAGCTGCTCTCCCGCGTGACCGCACCCACCACGGGCATCATCCGCGCCAAGGGCCGCATCGCAAGCCTGCTGGAAGTGGGCACCGGCTTCCACCCCGAAATGACCGGCCGCGAGAACATCTACATGAACGGCGCCATCATGGGCATGACCCGCGCCGAAATCTCCCGCAAGCTGGACGAGATCGTAGACTTCAGCGGCTGCGAACGCTACCTCGACACCCCCGTCAAGCGCTACTCCAGCGGCATGACCGTCCGCCTGGGCTTCGCCATCGCCGCCCACCTGGAACCCGAAATCCTCGTGGTGGACGAAGTGCTGGCCGTAGGCGACGCCGAATTCCAGAAGAAAGCCATCGGCAAGATGCAGGACGTAAGCAAAGGCGAAGGCCGGACCGTGCTGTTCGTGAGCCATAATATGGCCGCGGTAAAGAACCTTTGCAAGAACGGTATTCTTCTTGAATACGGCAAAATAAAACAGACCGGAAGCATAGATAATGTTGTTGATTCATATTTGCAAAACGCAACAACAGCAACCCACTGGAATACACAAAATATTTCATTCTCGGGAAATGGTATTTTGAAAGTCCGTTCTTTTTCTCTTAAATCACCTAACGGTTTTATAACAAATAACGATCCAATACATCTTCACATAAGTATAGACAATCCAAAGAAAATCAAAGGTGCTTTAGAAGTTGCAGGGAAAATTGAATCTGCAGACAAAACATATATCCACTATTTTTCTTCAAAACTGAAAAACAAAACATTCCATCTAGATGGCTCTGAACACATATCCATAGAATGTTCTTTTAGAAAACTCCCCTTAAATGCAGGGATCTATTCAATAGGAATCGAATTAAAGTTCAATGAGGATGTTGTTTATTGGGCAGAAAACGCAGGATCATTTCAAATGCAAAATTCAGATTTTTACAATTCAGGATTTATATGGAATAAAGGGCTCTTTTTAATTGACCAAGAATGGAAGCGGATATGACTAAAATTTTAGAATGGTTAAAAGGTTTCTGGCTTGATTTTTCAAATAGACGGTTAAGAAAAAATTTTCCGAAGCTATTTTACTGGATTGGGGTTAAAGAATGGTATTACAACCAAACACACGAAAAATTAGACTATCGTGATGTAAAAAATATAAATGAGAAAATGATGTGGTTGTCAAGATACTGGCAACACCCCCTAAAAACTTTATGTGCAGATAAATATCGCGTTAGAGAATATGTAAAACAATGTGGCTTAGAAAAAATTCTGGTTCCATTGTTCGGAGTATATGAAAAAGCAGACGATATTGACTTCGCATCCTTACCAAATCAGTTCGTTCTTAAATGCAACCATGCCTCAGGAAGCAACATTATTTGTCTGGACAAGGATTCATTAAATAGTGATAAAGCCAAAAAGAAACTTAACGAATGGATGAATCAAAACTTCGGTTTTGAGACATATGAGCCTCAGTACGAAAAGATTCAAAGAAAAATCGTTTGTGAAAAATTATTAGAAGAGTCGCCCTTAGAAATTCAACTATACTGCATCAATGGTGAACCCGATTTTTTTCTTGTATGTCGCAAACATTTGAACGGAAATTATGATGCATTTTCTTACACTCTAGACTGGCAAAGAGTCGCATATAGAATTGGAGAAGAAAACCGATTAAACGAGAAAATTAACAAGCCGACTAAACTAAAAGAGATTATTGAATACGCAAAAATTCTTTCAAAACCATTCCCCTTTGTAAGGGTTGATTTTTTTTATGTTCAAGAATCTATCTATCTTGCAGAACTAACATTTTCTTCAAGTGCCAATGTGTTACATAATAACACAAAACAAGTCATTGAAGAAATGGGCAGAAAACTTGTTTTGCCATCAAAAAATATTCCATAGCTCCATTTTCAGCAGACGAACTTACCATGACCAACATCGTGCAAAAAATAAATCAAGTTGTGCAAGTTCTAAGGTATTTTGTCACTCTGGCTCTTTCAACATTCATTTTATCAACAATCCTTTTTTCCATTGTCAAAACAGACATTTCCTTTGAAATTTATGCCACAGTAGCATTTCCTTCTTTCATAGCTTGTCTCGTTGTGTATTGCATAAAAAAAGAAAATGCATCCTATCAAATCCGTTTCTTTTTAGTATTACAAGCCAATTTAGTAGCCTTTCTATGGTCAAAACATAACGAATATTCGCCATGTTTAGATACAGAAGACAAATTCTATATTGCGTACTCAATTATCCTAATCATTGCAATATGCTATTTTGCATTTCAGGCTCACAAATCCCATGTCATTTCGCCCAAAGAAAACAAAAAAGAAAATTTATTTGAAGAACGAATCGGCGATCTAGAAAAAATAAAAGAATTTCTAAAGAACACAAACATTCATGAAATCGGCATTTCTTCCGTTTGGGGAGAAGGAAAAACTTTTTTATCAAACTTATTGAAACAAGATGTTAAAAACGAATACGAATTCATTACAATAAAAGTAATGAGTTGTACTCTTGATAACGTCGAAGAATTTATTCTAGAGGAACTATCCATTATTTTTAGAAAAGAAGGATTTTACACACCAGCAACATCTAAATTGAAGAACTTCTTCAAAAAGATAAACTTATGGGGACTTGAAAACTTTTTTCAACAAGATTCAGAATCATACACCTTGTCATACGACAAAATAAAACTCCTTTCTGAACAATTAAAGAAGAAAATCATCCTAAATATTGAAGACATTGATAGAATAGCAGATAAACACACCATCATAAAATTATTTTCAATCTCAAATCAAATTTCTTCCAATAGCATAAAGGTCATATACCAGTATGGCGAAGCTGAACTTCTCAACATCTTAAATATTAAAGACCATTTCTATCTTGAAAAATACATTCCATTACGAGTACTACTAACACCAATACCGTTTGAAAAAGCTATTCAAAAATTTATTGGATGTTCAAAGTATACAATTAACGCAAAAGATTTTTCATTTTTATTTGAATCGCAAAGGCTTGAGCATCCCGTTTATCAAAAGTTCAAAATCAGTCCAGAAACAGGACCTCTATTCATACAATTTCCTCTTAGAAAAACAATGATCTTTCTAGAAGAAGTAAATCTCTGTGTAGAAAAATATAAAATTCCTAAAGGTGAAATAAAAATTGTTGTAGTATTTCATTTAATCAAACAATTTTTTTATGACGTATTTGACGAAATGCAGTACAACAGAGATTTCGATGAATTACCCATTTTCCAATTAGGCGAAAATAAATTTTCAATAAAAGAACTTTTATCAGACAACAAAAAA contains:
- a CDS encoding KAP family NTPase gives rise to the protein MTNIVQKINQVVQVLRYFVTLALSTFILSTILFSIVKTDISFEIYATVAFPSFIACLVVYCIKKENASYQIRFFLVLQANLVAFLWSKHNEYSPCLDTEDKFYIAYSIILIIAICYFAFQAHKSHVISPKENKKENLFEERIGDLEKIKEFLKNTNIHEIGISSVWGEGKTFLSNLLKQDVKNEYEFITIKVMSCTLDNVEEFILEELSIIFRKEGFYTPATSKLKNFFKKINLWGLENFFQQDSESYTLSYDKIKLLSEQLKKKIILNIEDIDRIADKHTIIKLFSISNQISSNSIKVIYQYGEAELLNILNIKDHFYLEKYIPLRVLLTPIPFEKAIQKFIGCSKYTINAKDFSFLFESQRLEHPVYQKFKISPETGPLFIQFPLRKTMIFLEEVNLCVEKYKIPKGEIKIVVVFHLIKQFFYDVFDEMQYNRDFDELPIFQLGENKFSIKELLSDNKKEPANQIEISSFNTNTNRLLLKLYALLDYKLDYKQQDVSSKSNVFNAIQIKNHNEKINETIKKLLFAGNEGLSKLEKVHKIAESLLNNPDSFYTKYEKNSELRSLSKQIDSNKSIHEIVMLSFVFFEKNPDKWHLLIQGLFNEKDKYFSKFYIRIFQYGCIPNKAIFIEIISKLANLTVSENFSIDEYYINFLKSFLSFLTKLGYANEHHLWRLEKEVPAKEISSVIDEYVKEIDDLYGYFPITKISIEIQNIKKFLEFNKKVVTFQTQKTNNSHNTNALPYGAYQKQVTELKYLDTPTRNKKLEELYEQGKLNAGEIAYIIEKIEEAHLPTLWTKNNIL
- a CDS encoding ABC transporter ATP-binding protein — translated: MATAIEFENISKQYRLGLVSTGTLSHDLNRFWQTKILRREDPYLKVGETNDRASKGSSDYVWALKDINFKVEQGDVVGIIGRNGAGKSTLLKLLSRVTAPTTGIIRAKGRIASLLEVGTGFHPEMTGRENIYMNGAIMGMTRAEISRKLDEIVDFSGCERYLDTPVKRYSSGMTVRLGFAIAAHLEPEILVVDEVLAVGDAEFQKKAIGKMQDVSKGEGRTVLFVSHNMAAVKNLCKNGILLEYGKIKQTGSIDNVVDSYLQNATTATHWNTQNISFSGNGILKVRSFSLKSPNGFITNNDPIHLHISIDNPKKIKGALEVAGKIESADKTYIHYFSSKLKNKTFHLDGSEHISIECSFRKLPLNAGIYSIGIELKFNEDVVYWAENAGSFQMQNSDFYNSGFIWNKGLFLIDQEWKRI